In one Streptomyces marincola genomic region, the following are encoded:
- a CDS encoding putative bifunctional diguanylate cyclase/phosphodiesterase: MTSSPPGPTGHHRTGTGQEPSAGLRRFTALWARAVHPRALTSLPVPEFEAVLLPLARRLADALGAARFDPAPGRAVGAALVDARCPADALPSVLGVIDSGLVAHCGPPPGPDRPAPEELRARCTRLQHAVSAGFARALQERTRTEQEAVSRAALAARTEMTDALHESEARFRAVFKGAALGIGIADMDGTIIDVNDALGQMFGSTEEQVRSRNVLEWASPDDRPEAWRMLEELMRGTRDHYQVEKSYHRSDGTMLWTNLTVSLLRDPAGGPRYLLAMMEDVTERRLLTLRLRYQATHDALTDLPNRSLFFERLEQALDRGGQGTARIGLCYLDLDGFKAVNDSLGHAVGDQLLIAVAERLQRCASGPGQLLARIGGDEFVALVIDPPDRRAVTDLAERALDALSSPVEVGGRELLVRASIGVVEGPARHLTSAEVLRSADITMYRAKAEGGNRYAVADPDSDARAISRHHLTHHLPAALKGCEFFIEYQPLVRMGDGSLEGAEALVRWSHPRHGVLGPDRFIPLAEHTGLIVPLGQWVLKEAVRQACQWQVRGIGGTRPLKVNVNLSPRQLHHPDLVDDTVTVLEESGLDPSALCLEVTETAMVSADESELRPLRELAEYGVGIALDDFGTGYSNLANLRRLPASTLKLDRSFTQGLQRDPADPVDLKIVEGIVSLAHTLQLSVTVEGVETSVQAEQLRDLGCDSAQGWYYARPGPPERLPEAV; this comes from the coding sequence GTGACATCCTCGCCACCGGGGCCGACCGGCCACCATCGCACCGGAACGGGTCAGGAGCCGTCCGCCGGCCTGCGCCGTTTCACCGCCCTCTGGGCCCGCGCCGTCCATCCCCGCGCCCTCACGTCGCTGCCGGTACCGGAGTTCGAGGCGGTGCTGCTGCCGCTCGCCCGCCGACTGGCCGACGCGCTGGGCGCCGCGCGCTTCGACCCCGCGCCCGGCCGGGCCGTCGGCGCCGCGCTCGTCGACGCCCGCTGCCCGGCCGACGCGCTCCCGAGCGTTCTCGGCGTGATCGACTCGGGGCTGGTCGCGCACTGCGGGCCGCCGCCGGGGCCGGACCGGCCGGCGCCCGAAGAACTGCGCGCCCGCTGCACACGGCTCCAGCACGCCGTGTCCGCCGGCTTCGCCCGGGCCCTCCAGGAGCGCACGAGGACCGAGCAGGAGGCGGTCTCGCGCGCCGCGCTCGCCGCGCGGACGGAGATGACCGACGCGCTGCACGAGAGCGAGGCCCGGTTCCGCGCGGTGTTCAAGGGCGCCGCGCTCGGCATCGGCATCGCCGACATGGACGGCACGATCATCGACGTCAACGACGCGCTCGGCCAGATGTTCGGCAGCACAGAGGAGCAGGTGCGCAGCCGCAACGTGCTGGAGTGGGCGAGCCCGGACGACCGCCCCGAGGCGTGGCGCATGCTGGAGGAGCTGATGCGCGGCACCCGGGACCACTACCAGGTCGAGAAGTCCTACCACCGTTCCGACGGCACGATGCTGTGGACGAACCTGACGGTCTCGCTGCTGCGCGACCCGGCCGGCGGACCCCGTTACCTGCTGGCCATGATGGAGGACGTCACCGAGCGGCGCCTGCTGACCCTCCGCCTGCGCTACCAGGCGACCCACGACGCGCTGACCGACCTGCCCAACCGCTCCCTGTTCTTCGAACGGCTGGAACAGGCACTGGACCGCGGCGGGCAGGGCACGGCCAGGATCGGCCTGTGCTACCTGGACCTCGACGGCTTCAAGGCCGTCAACGACAGCCTCGGCCACGCCGTCGGCGACCAGCTGCTGATCGCCGTCGCAGAGCGCCTCCAGCGCTGCGCCTCGGGGCCCGGGCAGCTGCTCGCGCGCATCGGCGGGGACGAGTTCGTCGCGCTGGTGATCGACCCGCCGGACCGGCGGGCCGTCACCGACCTCGCGGAGCGGGCGCTCGACGCGCTCTCCTCGCCCGTCGAGGTCGGCGGCCGGGAGCTGCTGGTGCGGGCCAGCATCGGCGTCGTCGAGGGCCCGGCACGCCACCTGACGTCGGCCGAGGTGCTGCGCAGCGCCGACATCACGATGTACCGCGCGAAGGCGGAGGGCGGCAACCGCTACGCCGTGGCCGACCCGGACTCCGACGCCAGGGCGATCAGCCGCCACCACCTCACGCACCACCTGCCCGCGGCGCTCAAGGGCTGCGAGTTCTTCATCGAGTACCAGCCGCTGGTCAGGATGGGGGACGGCAGCCTCGAAGGCGCCGAGGCCCTGGTGCGCTGGAGCCACCCGCGGCACGGCGTGCTGGGCCCCGACCGGTTCATCCCGCTCGCGGAGCACACGGGGCTGATCGTGCCGCTGGGCCAGTGGGTGCTCAAGGAGGCCGTGCGGCAGGCGTGCCAGTGGCAGGTCCGCGGCATCGGGGGCACCAGGCCGCTGAAGGTGAACGTCAACCTCTCGCCGCGCCAGCTGCACCACCCCGACCTGGTCGACGACACGGTCACGGTGCTTGAGGAGTCCGGGCTCGACCCGAGCGCGCTGTGCCTCGAAGTCACCGAGACGGCCATGGTCAGCGCCGACGAGAGCGAGCTGCGGCCGTTGCGCGAGCTGGCCGAGTACGGCGTCGGGATCGCGCTCGACGACTTCGGCACCGGCTACTCCAACCTGGCCAACCTGCGCCGCCTGCCCGCCAGCACGCTCAAGCTGGACCGCTCCTTCACCCAGGGCCTGCAACGGGACCCCGCGGACCCGGTCGACCTGAAGATCGTGGAGGGCATCGTCTCGCTGGCCCACACGCTCCAGCTGTCCGTCACCGTGGAGGGCGTGGAGACCTCCGTGCAGGCGGAGCAGCTGCGCGACCTCGGCTGCGACTCGGCCCAGGGCTGGTACTACGCCCGCCCTGGGCCGCCGGAACGCCTGCCGGAAGCCGTCTGA
- a CDS encoding transglycosylase family protein: MTSRGRHRRYRPSAVSRASLTVTASGAGLAIPLLGAGVAAAAPVDTWEEVAECESSGRWDINTGNGFFGGLQFQQSTWESYGGTAYAPRADLATRDQQIAVAEEVLDGQGPRAWPACAAEAGLTRDGVRPDIAPADAPGPAPTAERAPAAEESATRTSTPTGRGERAGDLYEVVRGDTLSGIASAKDVRGGWQSLYELNRRTVGSDPDLILPGQRLALRAPADGGTEEQEREAAEPREEPAAEEPREAPEPEPAPEPEPEPEPEPAEQPQGEREEQPAEAAPAYTAPVSAGTGTAYRSSGGSWSLGYHTGVDFPVPTGTSVKSVAAGTVVSAGWAGSFGYEVIVRHPDGHYSQYAHLSAISVSEGQSVTTGRQVGRAGSTGNSSGPHLHFEIRTGEGFGSDVDPVAYLRGHGVSL, translated from the coding sequence ATGACCTCACGTGGACGTCACCGTCGTTACCGACCGAGTGCGGTGTCCCGCGCCTCGCTGACCGTCACCGCCTCGGGCGCGGGGCTCGCCATCCCGCTGCTGGGCGCCGGCGTCGCGGCGGCGGCCCCCGTCGACACCTGGGAGGAGGTCGCCGAGTGCGAGAGCAGCGGCCGGTGGGACATCAACACGGGCAACGGCTTCTTCGGCGGGCTCCAGTTCCAGCAGAGCACGTGGGAGTCCTACGGCGGCACCGCGTACGCGCCGCGCGCCGACCTCGCCACCCGTGACCAGCAGATCGCCGTCGCGGAAGAAGTCCTCGACGGGCAGGGCCCGCGGGCGTGGCCCGCGTGCGCGGCCGAGGCCGGCCTCACCCGTGACGGCGTGCGCCCCGACATCGCGCCCGCCGACGCTCCAGGGCCCGCCCCCACCGCGGAACGGGCGCCCGCGGCCGAGGAGTCCGCGACGCGGACGAGCACCCCGACCGGGCGCGGCGAGCGGGCGGGCGACCTGTACGAGGTGGTCCGCGGCGACACCCTGTCCGGCATCGCGAGCGCCAAGGACGTGCGCGGCGGCTGGCAGTCGCTCTACGAGCTCAACCGCAGGACCGTCGGCAGCGACCCGGACCTCATCCTGCCGGGGCAGCGGCTCGCGCTGCGCGCACCGGCCGACGGCGGCACGGAGGAGCAGGAGCGGGAGGCCGCGGAGCCGCGCGAGGAGCCGGCCGCCGAGGAACCGCGCGAAGCACCGGAACCCGAGCCGGCGCCCGAGCCGGAACCCGAGCCCGAGCCCGAGCCGGCCGAGCAGCCGCAGGGCGAGCGCGAGGAGCAGCCCGCCGAGGCGGCCCCCGCCTACACCGCGCCGGTCAGCGCGGGCACCGGCACCGCGTACCGATCCTCGGGCGGCTCCTGGTCCCTCGGCTACCACACGGGCGTCGACTTCCCCGTGCCGACGGGCACATCCGTGAAGTCGGTGGCGGCCGGCACCGTCGTCTCGGCGGGCTGGGCCGGCTCGTTCGGCTACGAGGTCATCGTCCGGCACCCCGACGGCCACTACAGCCAGTACGCGCACCTCTCGGCCATCTCCGTGTCCGAGGGCCAGTCCGTCACCACGGGCCGGCAGGTGGGGCGCGCCGGTTCCACGGGCAACTCCAGTGGCCCGCACCTGCACTTCGAGATCCGGACGGGAGAGGGCTTCGGTTCAGACGTCGACCCGGTCGCCTATCTGCGCGGACACGGCGTCTCGCTCTGA
- a CDS encoding phosphatase PAP2 family protein produces the protein MPRTRAFQRLLTTRAGERPAPAARPPLIRELPLVIALYMAYKFGRRVANGQFQDAYDNAELVWDLERALRLPSEAWIQDLVLNSEPLIRAINVYYATVHFPAIVVFLIWMYWRRPGHYLWVRWVLTWLTAGALVLHLLVPLAPPRLFGTADMIDTGEVYGPAVYDKPEPDSMANQFAAMPSLHVGWAVFIAVALIVSSRGRLRWLWLLHPLITILAVVATAHHYWMDGIVACAILAAVLLVLRPPALPPAAGAAVPAGAAVPTGAPGPAQPPEAGERDGAAPGARDGTAAGSGGTRVSAGTGDAPGAPAQKDP, from the coding sequence ATGCCACGTACACGCGCGTTTCAGCGCCTCCTCACCACGCGCGCCGGGGAACGCCCCGCGCCCGCCGCCCGGCCGCCACTCATCCGCGAACTGCCGCTGGTCATCGCGCTCTACATGGCGTACAAGTTCGGCAGACGGGTCGCCAACGGGCAGTTCCAGGACGCCTACGACAACGCCGAGCTGGTGTGGGACCTGGAGCGCGCGCTCAGACTGCCGAGCGAGGCGTGGATACAGGACCTGGTGCTGAACAGCGAGCCGTTGATCCGCGCCATCAACGTGTACTACGCGACCGTGCACTTCCCCGCGATCGTCGTCTTCCTCATCTGGATGTACTGGCGCCGGCCGGGGCACTACCTCTGGGTGCGCTGGGTGCTCACCTGGCTCACCGCCGGCGCCCTCGTGCTCCACCTGCTGGTCCCGCTCGCGCCGCCCCGGCTGTTCGGCACCGCCGACATGATCGACACCGGCGAGGTCTACGGGCCCGCCGTGTACGACAAGCCGGAGCCGGACTCCATGGCCAACCAGTTCGCCGCGATGCCCTCGCTGCACGTCGGCTGGGCGGTCTTCATCGCCGTCGCGCTGATCGTGTCCTCCCGGGGCCGCCTGCGCTGGCTCTGGCTGCTGCACCCGCTGATCACGATCCTCGCGGTCGTCGCCACCGCCCACCACTACTGGATGGACGGCATCGTGGCCTGCGCGATCCTCGCCGCGGTCCTGCTGGTGCTGCGGCCCCCCGCCCTTCCCCCGGCCGCCGGCGCGGCCGTCCCCGCCGGGGCGGCTGTTCCCACCGGCGCGCCCGGGCCCGCGCAGCCGCCGGAGGCCGGGGAGCGGGACGGCGCCGCCCCCGGCGCGCGGGACGGGACCGCGGCCGGCTCGGGCGGCACCCGGGTGTCCGCGGGCACGGGCGACGCCCCGGGCGCTCCGGCGCAGAAGGATCCCTGA
- a CDS encoding ROK family transcriptional regulator — protein MTARPGNAHQARLLRLLRDGGPSSRAQLGDLIELSRSKLAVEIDRLLETGLVVGDGFAASRGGRRSHNVRLAPNLRFLGVDIGATSVDVAVTGPELDILGHLTEPMDVREGPVAVFEQVLAMAAKLRDAGFADRFDGAGIGVPGPVRFPDGVPVAPPIMPGWDGFPVREALGQELGCPVMVDNDVNLMALGEQHAGVAHSVQDFICVKIGTGIGCGIVAGGTVHRGATGSAGDIGHIRVEADGRQCPCGNRGCLEAYFGGAALARDAEAAARDGRSAELAARLAVTGTLTAADVAAAASAGDVASLDLIRQGGSRAGQVIAGLVSFFNPALVVIGGGVTGLGHTLLAAIRTQVYRQSLPLATGNLPIVLGELGPVAGVTGAARLISDHLFSYTPT, from the coding sequence ATGACGGCTCGGCCCGGGAACGCGCACCAGGCGCGGCTGCTTCGGCTGCTGCGCGACGGCGGGCCAAGCTCCCGCGCCCAGCTCGGCGACCTGATCGAGCTGTCCCGGTCCAAGCTCGCGGTCGAGATCGACCGGCTGCTGGAGACCGGCCTCGTGGTGGGGGACGGGTTCGCCGCCTCCCGCGGCGGGCGCAGGTCGCACAACGTCCGGCTCGCCCCGAACCTGCGCTTCCTCGGTGTCGACATCGGCGCGACGTCGGTCGACGTGGCCGTCACGGGACCGGAACTCGACATCCTCGGCCACCTGACGGAGCCGATGGATGTCAGGGAAGGCCCGGTCGCGGTCTTCGAGCAGGTCCTCGCCATGGCCGCGAAGCTGCGCGACGCCGGTTTCGCCGACCGCTTCGACGGGGCCGGCATCGGCGTCCCCGGACCCGTCCGCTTCCCCGACGGGGTCCCGGTGGCGCCGCCGATCATGCCCGGCTGGGACGGCTTCCCCGTGCGCGAGGCGCTCGGCCAGGAGCTGGGCTGCCCGGTCATGGTGGACAACGACGTGAACCTGATGGCCCTGGGCGAGCAGCACGCCGGCGTCGCCCACTCGGTGCAGGACTTCATCTGCGTGAAGATCGGCACCGGCATCGGCTGCGGCATCGTCGCCGGCGGCACCGTGCACCGGGGCGCCACCGGCAGCGCGGGGGACATCGGGCACATCCGGGTCGAGGCCGACGGCCGCCAGTGCCCCTGCGGCAACCGCGGCTGCCTGGAGGCGTACTTCGGCGGGGCCGCCCTCGCCAGGGACGCGGAAGCGGCGGCCAGGGACGGGCGTTCCGCCGAACTGGCGGCCCGCCTCGCCGTCACCGGCACGCTCACCGCGGCCGACGTGGCCGCCGCGGCCTCCGCGGGCGACGTCGCCTCGCTCGACCTCATCAGGCAGGGCGGCAGCCGCGCCGGGCAGGTCATCGCCGGCCTCGTCAGCTTCTTCAACCCCGCGCTCGTCGTGATCGGCGGCGGCGTCACCGGCCTCGGGCACACCCTGCTCGCCGCCATCCGCACCCAGGTCTACCGGCAGTCGCTCCCGCTGGCCACCGGCAACCTGCCCATCGTCCTCGGCGAACTCGGGCCGGTCGCCGGCGTCACCGGCGCGGCCCGACTGATCAGCGACCACCTCTTCAGCTACACCCCGACCTGA
- a CDS encoding sugar ABC transporter ATP-binding protein → MESAQPPLLTLTGITKSFPGVRALDGVDLDVKPAEVHCLLGQNGAGKSTLIKVISGAHQPDTGEVAWQGEQVRIGSPTAAMRLGIATIYQELDLVAHMSVAENVHLGHEASSAGFIRRSVARARTATLLERLGHPEIAPDRIVGTLSAAGRQIVSMARALSHDARLIVMDEPSAVLDPDEVGNLFRIVRDLIADGVAIVYISHRLEEIREIGHRVTVLKDGRAVARGLPAGTTATQDIVSLMTGRDIEYAFPERPAPAAEESGAAPLLAVEGLSRKGEFEPLDLQVRAGEIVGLAGLVGSGRSEVLETIYGARRPDTGRVLVEGRPLRPGNVTAAVRAGLGLAPEERKGQGLFLLESVTRNVSISSLPRFSRGGWIDRPGEREAAAGFTRELSLRPADPDVQIRTLSGGNQQKAVLARWLLRHCKVLLLDEPTRGVDVGARAELYALIRRLADDGVAVLLVSSEIPEVLGLADRVLVLREGRVVHTAPARELDEHRVLDLVMEGSPA, encoded by the coding sequence ATGGAAAGCGCGCAACCGCCGCTTCTCACCCTGACCGGCATCACCAAATCGTTCCCCGGCGTCCGCGCCCTGGACGGCGTCGACCTCGACGTGAAACCCGCCGAGGTGCACTGCCTCCTGGGCCAGAACGGCGCGGGGAAGTCCACCCTCATCAAAGTGATCTCCGGCGCCCACCAACCGGACACAGGAGAAGTCGCCTGGCAGGGCGAACAGGTCCGCATCGGCTCGCCCACCGCCGCCATGCGGCTCGGGATCGCCACCATCTACCAGGAACTCGACCTGGTGGCCCACATGTCCGTCGCGGAGAACGTCCACCTGGGGCACGAGGCGTCCAGCGCCGGTTTCATCCGGAGGTCGGTCGCCCGCGCCAGGACCGCCACCCTGCTGGAGCGCCTCGGGCACCCCGAGATAGCGCCGGACCGCATCGTCGGCACCCTCTCCGCCGCCGGCCGGCAGATCGTGAGCATGGCGCGCGCCCTGTCCCACGACGCCAGGCTGATCGTCATGGACGAGCCCTCCGCCGTGCTCGACCCCGACGAGGTCGGCAACCTCTTCCGCATCGTGCGCGACCTGATCGCCGACGGCGTCGCCATCGTCTACATCTCCCACCGGCTTGAGGAGATCCGCGAGATCGGCCACCGCGTCACCGTCCTCAAGGACGGCCGCGCCGTCGCGCGCGGACTGCCCGCGGGCACCACCGCCACCCAGGACATCGTCTCGCTGATGACCGGCCGCGACATCGAGTACGCCTTCCCCGAACGGCCCGCGCCCGCCGCCGAAGAATCCGGGGCGGCCCCGCTCCTGGCGGTCGAAGGGCTCAGCAGGAAGGGCGAGTTCGAACCGCTCGACCTCCAGGTGCGCGCCGGCGAGATCGTCGGGCTCGCGGGCCTGGTCGGCTCGGGGCGCTCCGAGGTGCTGGAAACCATCTACGGCGCCCGCCGCCCCGACACCGGCCGCGTGCTGGTCGAGGGCCGCCCGCTGCGTCCCGGGAACGTCACCGCAGCCGTGCGCGCCGGGCTCGGCCTGGCCCCCGAGGAGCGCAAGGGCCAGGGGCTGTTCCTGCTGGAGTCCGTCACCCGCAACGTCTCCATCTCCTCCCTGCCCCGCTTCTCCCGCGGCGGCTGGATCGACAGGCCGGGGGAGCGTGAGGCCGCCGCCGGCTTCACCCGCGAACTCTCGCTGCGCCCCGCCGACCCCGACGTCCAGATCCGCACCCTCTCCGGCGGCAACCAGCAGAAGGCCGTGCTGGCCCGCTGGCTGCTGCGCCACTGCAAGGTCCTGCTGCTCGACGAGCCCACCCGGGGCGTGGACGTCGGCGCGCGGGCCGAGTTGTACGCCCTGATCCGCCGCCTGGCCGACGACGGCGTGGCCGTTCTGCTGGTCTCCAGTGAGATCCCGGAGGTCCTCGGCCTCGCCGACCGGGTGCTGGTGCTGCGGGAGGGCCGGGTCGTGCACACCGCCCCCGCCCGGGAGCTCGACGAGCACCGGGTCCTCGATCTCGTCATGGAAGGGAGCCCGGCGTGA
- a CDS encoding ABC transporter permease: MTHGATSEPASPSLDKPRPGAPPPGPAKRPAGRLLLGRLTDVHSVSLIGVLAVLAVIGAATKPDQFLSTDNLQLILTQASVIGVVTVGVTFVIIGGGIDLSVGAIVALASVWCTTVATQEFGMGGMIFTALLVGLCCGLVNGVLIAYGPMVPFVATLAMLASARGLALHITEGRTQVVSVESVLDLGGRDAYVLGVPPLVIIFAVVTVIGWVLLNRTTFGRRTVAIGGNPEAARLAGIAVKRQRLMLYALSGLCCGIAAFMLVVLSGSGQNTNGNLYELNAIAAAIIGGTLLSGGRGTIIGSVLGVLVFTTITNLFTLNNLDSAGQQIAQGAIIVAAVLLQRRSAAQHT; this comes from the coding sequence GTGACCCACGGCGCCACCTCCGAACCCGCATCGCCCTCACTCGACAAGCCGCGGCCCGGCGCCCCGCCGCCCGGGCCGGCCAAGCGGCCCGCCGGACGCCTCCTGCTCGGCCGCCTCACCGACGTGCACAGCGTCTCGCTGATCGGCGTGCTCGCCGTGCTGGCCGTCATCGGCGCCGCCACCAAGCCGGACCAGTTCCTCAGCACGGACAACCTCCAGCTGATCCTGACCCAGGCGTCCGTCATCGGCGTGGTCACCGTCGGCGTCACGTTCGTCATCATCGGCGGCGGCATCGACCTGTCGGTCGGCGCCATCGTCGCCCTCGCCTCGGTGTGGTGCACGACCGTGGCCACCCAGGAGTTCGGCATGGGCGGCATGATCTTCACCGCCCTCCTCGTCGGCCTCTGCTGCGGCCTGGTCAACGGCGTGCTCATCGCCTACGGGCCGATGGTCCCGTTCGTGGCGACCCTCGCGATGCTGGCCTCCGCGCGCGGCCTCGCCCTCCACATCACCGAGGGGCGCACCCAGGTCGTCAGCGTCGAGAGCGTGCTCGACCTCGGCGGGCGCGACGCCTACGTGCTCGGGGTGCCCCCGCTCGTCATCATCTTCGCCGTGGTCACCGTGATCGGCTGGGTGCTGCTCAACCGCACCACGTTCGGCCGCCGCACCGTCGCGATCGGCGGCAACCCCGAGGCCGCCCGGCTGGCCGGGATCGCCGTCAAGCGCCAGCGCCTGATGCTCTACGCCCTGTCCGGCCTGTGCTGCGGCATCGCCGCCTTCATGCTGGTCGTGCTCAGCGGCTCGGGACAGAACACCAACGGCAACCTCTACGAGCTGAACGCCATCGCGGCGGCCATCATCGGCGGCACCCTGCTCAGCGGCGGGCGCGGCACGATCATCGGGTCGGTCCTCGGTGTGCTGGTCTTCACCACGATCACCAACCTGTTCACGCTCAACAACCTGGACAGCGCCGGCCAGCAGATCGCCCAGGGCGCGATCATCGTCGCCGCCGTTCTCCTCCAGCGGCGCTCCGCCGCACAGCACACCTGA
- a CDS encoding substrate-binding domain-containing protein: MSASPARRFASRRGLLFGGAAASAGVFLAGCTSNDTGDDEEDSQQAPVAEESEGPPVTIGFAGPQADHGWLNAINENARSRAETYADVTLEITEGSNDTATQIGQIETLINSQVDVLVILPADGIALTQIGLTAMRAGIPVVNLDRIFDNPQAYRCWIGGDNYGMGLNAGHFIGEQLRDVQNARVVELSGPDNLELTGQRTQGFDDALANYPNIEKVARQAAEFTVESGQEVMSGLLQAQPEFDALWNHDDDQGVGALRAIDQAGRDEFIMVGGAGARSAMEAIQADNSVLKATVLYPPTMAASAIDLARALGQSRGVGGLAEFEIPSSITLYSAVVTRENVEQYLPTGFN, translated from the coding sequence ATGAGTGCTTCACCCGCCAGGCGTTTCGCCAGTCGCAGAGGCCTGCTGTTCGGCGGCGCCGCCGCCTCCGCAGGCGTGTTCCTCGCCGGCTGCACCAGCAACGACACCGGTGACGACGAGGAGGACAGCCAGCAGGCACCGGTCGCGGAGGAGAGCGAGGGCCCGCCGGTGACCATCGGCTTCGCGGGACCGCAGGCCGACCACGGCTGGCTGAACGCGATCAACGAGAACGCGCGGTCGCGCGCCGAGACCTACGCGGACGTCACCCTGGAGATCACCGAGGGCTCCAACGACACGGCGACCCAGATCGGGCAGATCGAGACGCTGATCAACAGCCAGGTCGACGTGCTCGTGATCCTCCCGGCCGACGGCATCGCCCTGACCCAGATCGGGCTCACCGCCATGCGGGCCGGCATACCGGTGGTCAACCTCGACCGGATCTTCGACAACCCCCAGGCGTACCGCTGCTGGATCGGTGGCGACAATTACGGCATGGGTCTCAACGCCGGACACTTCATCGGGGAGCAGCTCCGCGACGTGCAGAACGCCCGCGTGGTCGAGCTGTCGGGCCCGGACAACCTGGAACTGACGGGGCAGCGCACCCAGGGCTTCGACGACGCGCTGGCCAACTACCCCAACATCGAGAAGGTCGCCCGGCAGGCCGCCGAGTTCACCGTCGAGTCGGGGCAGGAGGTCATGTCGGGGCTGCTCCAGGCCCAGCCGGAGTTCGACGCCCTGTGGAACCACGACGACGACCAGGGCGTCGGCGCCCTGCGCGCCATCGACCAGGCGGGACGCGACGAGTTCATCATGGTCGGCGGGGCGGGCGCGCGGTCCGCGATGGAGGCCATCCAGGCCGACAACTCGGTGCTGAAGGCCACCGTGCTCTACCCGCCCACCATGGCCGCCTCCGCCATCGACCTGGCCCGCGCGCTCGGCCAGTCCCGGGGCGTCGGCGGCCTCGCCGAGTTCGAGATCCCGTCCTCCATCACCCTCTACTCCGCCGTCGTCACGAGGGAGAACGTCGAGCAGTACCTGCCGACCGGCTTCAACTGA
- a CDS encoding Gfo/Idh/MocA family protein, whose translation MPHSTSAPPLGVGMVGYAFMGAAHSQGWRTVARAFDLPLTPVLAAVCGRDPAAVSQAADRLGWAAAETDWRALIARDDVSLVDICTPGDSHAEIAIAALEAGKHVLCEKPLANTVAEAEAMAQAARAAAERGQLAMVGFNYRRVPALALARRLIAEGRIGTLRHVRVSYLQDWGEDPDLPLVWRLQKDKAGSGALGDLGAHIVDLAQYLSGELLTGVSAQTETFVKERALPGGKAGQTGEVTVDDAAVFTGRLASGALTSFEVSRLAAGRKNQLRIELNGAAGSVAFDLERLNELEFHDHTLPASEGGFRRILATEADHPYLEGWWPPGHGLGYEHTFTHQARDLVLAIASGIQPEPTFDDGLQVQRVLAAIEESAQKNAVFTPVPAPE comes from the coding sequence ATGCCGCATTCCACCTCCGCCCCTCCGCTCGGCGTCGGCATGGTCGGATACGCCTTCATGGGAGCCGCCCACTCGCAGGGCTGGCGCACCGTGGCCAGGGCGTTCGACCTGCCGCTCACGCCCGTGCTCGCCGCCGTGTGCGGTCGTGACCCGGCGGCCGTCTCCCAGGCGGCCGACCGGCTCGGCTGGGCCGCCGCCGAGACCGACTGGCGGGCGCTGATCGCCCGCGACGACGTGTCCCTGGTCGACATCTGCACACCCGGCGACAGCCACGCGGAAATCGCCATCGCCGCCCTTGAGGCGGGCAAGCACGTGCTGTGCGAGAAGCCGCTGGCCAACACCGTGGCCGAGGCCGAGGCCATGGCCCAGGCGGCGCGGGCCGCCGCGGAACGCGGGCAGCTCGCCATGGTCGGCTTCAACTACCGGCGCGTCCCCGCGCTGGCCCTGGCGCGCCGCCTGATCGCCGAGGGCCGCATCGGAACGCTGCGCCACGTCCGCGTCAGCTACCTCCAGGACTGGGGCGAGGACCCCGATCTCCCCCTGGTGTGGCGGCTCCAGAAGGACAAGGCGGGCTCGGGCGCGCTCGGCGACCTCGGCGCGCACATCGTCGACCTCGCGCAGTACCTCTCGGGTGAACTCCTGACCGGCGTCTCGGCGCAGACCGAGACGTTCGTGAAGGAGCGGGCCCTGCCCGGCGGGAAGGCCGGGCAGACGGGCGAGGTGACGGTGGACGACGCGGCCGTGTTCACCGGCCGGCTCGCCTCGGGCGCCCTCACCTCGTTCGAGGTCAGCCGGCTCGCCGCCGGCCGCAAGAACCAGCTGCGGATCGAGCTGAACGGGGCCGCCGGCTCCGTCGCGTTCGACCTCGAACGGCTGAACGAGCTGGAGTTCCACGACCACACCCTGCCCGCGAGCGAGGGCGGCTTCCGCCGCATCCTGGCCACCGAGGCCGACCACCCCTACCTGGAGGGCTGGTGGCCCCCGGGCCACGGGCTCGGCTACGAGCACACCTTCACCCACCAGGCCAGGGACCTGGTGCTCGCCATCGCCTCCGGCATCCAGCCGGAACCGACGTTCGACGACGGGCTCCAGGTCCAGCGGGTCCTGGCCGCCATCGAGGAGAGCGCGCAGAAGAACGCCGTCTTCACCCCCGTCCCCGCCCCCGAGTGA